One window of Thermacetogenium phaeum DSM 12270 genomic DNA carries:
- a CDS encoding DUF6092 family protein: protein MDKAIVSKNKLLDLLCFMVTSARGCLDEPPGYGPLRLLEAYAMLIDALNEGNIPAVFLEERKNIEGYLMLCMYDEKSFQEELDRTVARIARALTEK, encoded by the coding sequence ATGGATAAGGCAATCGTCAGTAAAAATAAGTTGCTGGATCTTTTGTGTTTTATGGTAACGAGTGCCCGGGGGTGTTTGGACGAACCTCCGGGCTATGGGCCGCTGCGGCTTCTGGAAGCATACGCAATGCTGATCGATGCTTTGAATGAAGGTAACATCCCTGCCGTTTTTCTGGAGGAAAGGAAAAATATCGAAGGATATCTTATGCTGTGCATGTACGACGAAAAGAGCTTTCAAGAAGAACTCGACCGGACTGTAGCCCGTATTGCCAGAGCGCTCACCGAGAAATAA
- a CDS encoding M20 family metallo-hydrolase: MNLQEIMRTAESFQSEIVNFLLEFCAIPAVNPSFGGTGEFKRAVWLADYLNNQGIPVEIKEVPDEAVPEGRRLNLIAYISGREASAPTLWLVAHLDTVAPGDKSSWASDPFTPVVKGERIYGRGVEDNGQAVACITFAVKMLKQLGLVPERKVGLLFVSDEEAGSDKGLKHLVREGLFKPGDEALVPDSGTPDGGFLEIAEKSILWCKFNVQGKECHASNPLAGINAGWIGSLLAVDMIKFLRGKYCHRDALFNPPFSTFELTQKFGNVGSPNVIPGEDVFVVDFRVLPSIGLAEIIEDIERLLSKYEYEYGVRIKYETLQRLDAPKPTPVAAPIVKKLSGILKEFGVSSRIGGIGGGTCAAFLREAGIPAVVWSTIEETAHQPNEYVVIDNLVKDTAIMLALMMAQNGA; this comes from the coding sequence ATGAATCTACAGGAAATAATGAGGACGGCGGAAAGTTTTCAAAGTGAAATAGTTAATTTCCTTCTGGAATTCTGTGCGATACCTGCAGTTAACCCCTCTTTCGGGGGGACAGGGGAGTTCAAAAGAGCGGTCTGGCTGGCGGATTATCTCAATAACCAGGGAATACCTGTGGAAATCAAAGAGGTGCCCGATGAAGCGGTCCCCGAGGGAAGGCGCCTCAATCTCATCGCGTACATTTCCGGCCGGGAAGCTTCAGCGCCAACCTTATGGTTGGTGGCGCACCTGGATACGGTTGCCCCCGGAGATAAAAGCAGCTGGGCAAGCGACCCTTTTACACCCGTTGTCAAGGGAGAGCGGATATACGGACGTGGTGTAGAAGACAACGGGCAGGCGGTTGCCTGTATCACCTTTGCAGTCAAAATGCTTAAACAGCTCGGCTTGGTGCCGGAAAGAAAGGTAGGGCTTCTGTTCGTCAGCGATGAGGAGGCCGGCAGTGATAAGGGATTAAAGCACCTGGTTCGGGAAGGCCTTTTCAAGCCCGGGGATGAAGCCCTGGTCCCGGATTCCGGCACCCCCGATGGAGGGTTTTTGGAAATAGCGGAAAAGTCGATCCTGTGGTGCAAGTTTAATGTCCAAGGGAAAGAGTGCCATGCTTCCAACCCACTGGCGGGAATCAATGCCGGGTGGATCGGCTCTTTACTGGCGGTTGATATGATCAAGTTCCTTCGAGGTAAATACTGTCACCGGGATGCTCTTTTTAATCCTCCTTTTTCGACTTTTGAACTCACCCAAAAGTTCGGTAATGTGGGAAGCCCGAATGTTATTCCCGGCGAGGACGTCTTTGTAGTGGATTTCAGGGTCTTGCCATCCATCGGCCTTGCCGAAATAATCGAGGATATCGAAAGACTTTTGAGTAAATATGAATACGAGTATGGTGTGAGGATCAAATACGAAACTCTCCAAAGGCTGGATGCGCCAAAACCCACACCGGTTGCTGCACCTATAGTCAAGAAGCTGTCCGGCATCTTAAAGGAGTTTGGGGTGTCTTCCAGGATAGGAGGAATCGGGGGTGGCACCTGTGCCGCCTTCCTGCGAGAGGCAGGTATCCCCGCCGTGGTGTGGTCTACTATTGAAGAAACTGCGCATCAACCGAACGAATATGTGGTCATAGATAACCTGGTTAAGGATACGGCGATCATGCTGGCGTTGATGATGGCACAGAATGGTGCATAA
- a CDS encoding DUF4007 family protein yields MKQDDYIAQACMGRHETFTPRYGWLKKGYDAVLQNGDVFKARDSIERLGVGKNMVSSIRFWCQAFKLIEPDSHGYIRPTKLGHSLLDDEGWDPYLEDVASLWLLHWQLFIPPFQAVSWPLAFNKCNLWSFDIKQLAGVIKSVAQKYPRFASLSEKSFERDASCIIRMYSDVSSTKEYEIECPFAQLGIIRRAEEKNHYSFDTAEKPNLPPLIFAAACFSYIHSYASGKQKTMSLQRLTYDFNSPGVVFKVPESAVGSCLYAAGKEFESFSLVDTMGSIQLHYSGAPEELYWEALQRYYNSKRTILGAK; encoded by the coding sequence TTGAAGCAGGACGACTATATTGCTCAAGCGTGCATGGGAAGGCATGAAACATTCACCCCGCGGTATGGATGGTTGAAAAAAGGTTATGATGCTGTGCTCCAAAATGGTGATGTTTTCAAAGCACGCGACTCAATAGAGCGTCTTGGCGTTGGAAAAAATATGGTCAGTTCTATACGGTTCTGGTGTCAAGCATTCAAGCTCATTGAACCCGACTCTCATGGTTATATAAGGCCGACAAAGTTAGGCCACAGTCTTCTAGATGATGAAGGATGGGATCCTTACCTAGAGGATGTGGCATCTTTATGGTTGCTGCATTGGCAACTCTTTATACCGCCTTTCCAGGCAGTTAGTTGGCCGCTGGCCTTTAACAAATGCAACCTTTGGAGTTTTGATATAAAACAGCTTGCCGGTGTGATAAAAAGTGTTGCCCAAAAGTACCCGCGTTTTGCCTCACTATCGGAGAAATCTTTTGAAAGGGATGCTTCTTGCATAATCAGGATGTATAGCGATGTATCGTCAACGAAAGAGTATGAAATCGAATGCCCTTTTGCTCAGCTGGGGATCATTCGCAGAGCAGAAGAAAAAAACCATTATAGTTTTGATACTGCTGAAAAACCTAACCTGCCACCTTTGATATTTGCTGCTGCTTGTTTTTCGTACATTCACTCATATGCATCAGGAAAACAAAAAACCATGTCTTTGCAGCGGTTAACCTATGATTTTAATTCTCCTGGCGTAGTTTTCAAGGTGCCGGAGAGTGCGGTTGGTTCCTGTCTATATGCTGCCGGAAAGGAATTTGAGAGCTTTTCCCTGGTAGATACGATGGGCAGTATTCAACTTCACTATAGTGGTGCCCCCGAAGAGCTATACTGGGAAGCTCTGCAGAGGTATTACAACTCGAAAAGAACTATACTGGGAGCTAAATGA
- a CDS encoding M29 family metallopeptidase encodes MMPDIYDLELARAGRVIIDDLCRVWEGESVLITIDSCTDCKPAEETAKAAEAAGARVIMAWHSTPMGYGKVTDSMLPEPLKEAIPAADVWIEFNTQWLLYSTPWTKAVSNGRTRYLFLGGLDRERIVRCIGRININKQEAFQNKVVELTRKAKKMRITTPKGTDISFENSPDRPVFSELRADTPGAHFLLGQIAWAPVEDSINGKIVFDGSFSGGGEAELGILAHPIELIIKQGRIVAINGDEEARKLERWLEKLDDPKMFNLAHVCYGFNPGAQLTGLCTEDERVWGATEWGIGFQGAYFKGTQGEAASHADGVCLNSSVWLDQEMLLDEGVVVHHELLPLARELGK; translated from the coding sequence ATGATGCCGGATATTTATGATCTGGAACTGGCGCGAGCAGGACGTGTCATTATTGACGACCTATGCCGTGTCTGGGAGGGGGAATCAGTACTCATTACAATCGACTCCTGCACCGATTGCAAGCCGGCGGAGGAGACGGCAAAGGCCGCAGAAGCGGCGGGAGCCAGGGTGATAATGGCATGGCATTCCACTCCTATGGGATATGGAAAGGTCACCGACTCCATGCTGCCTGAGCCACTTAAAGAAGCCATTCCCGCTGCTGATGTCTGGATTGAATTCAATACCCAATGGCTTCTCTATTCGACCCCCTGGACGAAGGCCGTGTCCAACGGCAGAACCAGGTATCTTTTCTTAGGAGGCCTTGACAGGGAGCGTATCGTCCGCTGTATCGGCAGGATTAATATTAATAAGCAGGAGGCTTTTCAGAACAAAGTTGTTGAACTGACAAGAAAGGCGAAAAAAATGCGGATAACGACGCCGAAAGGAACGGATATTTCCTTTGAAAACAGCCCCGACCGCCCTGTTTTCAGCGAGCTGCGCGCCGATACTCCTGGGGCACACTTTTTGTTGGGGCAGATTGCCTGGGCTCCTGTAGAGGACAGTATTAACGGAAAAATAGTCTTTGACGGTTCCTTCTCGGGAGGGGGAGAAGCGGAACTGGGTATCCTGGCTCACCCCATTGAACTGATTATCAAACAAGGCCGGATCGTCGCCATTAACGGGGATGAAGAGGCCAGGAAGCTGGAGCGCTGGCTGGAGAAGCTGGATGATCCGAAGATGTTCAACCTTGCTCATGTTTGCTACGGGTTCAACCCGGGAGCTCAACTGACCGGGCTTTGTACCGAGGACGAGCGGGTATGGGGGGCAACGGAGTGGGGGATCGGTTTTCAAGGTGCTTATTTCAAGGGGACCCAGGGAGAGGCTGCTTCTCATGCCGACGGCGTCTGCCTGAATTCGTCGGTATGGCTGGACCAGGAGATGCTGCTGGATGAAGGGGTCGTGGTGCACCATGAACTGCTCCCGTTGGCCAGAGAATTGGGAAAATAA